One Nodularia sp. LEGE 06071 DNA segment encodes these proteins:
- a CDS encoding GH3 auxin-responsive promoter family protein produces MSNYWQKIQTQVTPSLEEFSQKLKNPLYTQTNKLKEIIYNNRHTIFGEKYEFTSITSYEEYAARIPIHEYADLAPYIQQIADGRIQVLCHEGIVAFEMTGGSTQGAKLIPYTATGLAAFQQAILPWIADLLQQKPEIKLGRTYWAISPVTRQSNHTPSGIPIGMVSDAAYFGQKLEDCILHLLAVPPEVSMVADIKEWRYLTALYLLAAEDISFISVWSPTFLLQIIEEIQLKYEDLIADIATGKSTSKIFSPERAEFLKQAVFNDIINFQKVWQKLSVISCWTDAAAKAFISQLQDLFPHVLIQGKGLLATEGVVTIPLVGCNTPVLAIDSGFYEFLDDNEQPRLCHQLVLGEIYRVVITTASGLYRYDLGDKVLVKGWFQATPLLEFVGRGGIVSDLCGEKLTEDFVLSCLGKQRGFAMLVPHIKPHPHYVLFLDGDEYDANSTITQGLQLDLALAANPQYEYARKLRQLGQLETVRVKNPLATYINYALSRGQRLGDIKPPALNLKSDWELIFSILP; encoded by the coding sequence ATGTCTAATTATTGGCAAAAAATCCAAACCCAAGTAACACCCTCCCTAGAAGAATTTTCCCAAAAATTAAAAAACCCACTATACACCCAGACAAACAAATTAAAAGAAATCATCTATAACAATCGCCATACTATATTTGGCGAAAAATATGAATTTACCAGCATCACTAGCTATGAAGAATATGCTGCACGTATTCCTATTCATGAATATGCAGATTTAGCCCCTTATATTCAACAAATAGCCGACGGAAGAATCCAAGTCCTGTGCCATGAAGGAATAGTAGCTTTTGAAATGACTGGCGGAAGTACTCAAGGCGCGAAATTAATCCCATACACCGCCACAGGTTTAGCCGCATTTCAACAAGCCATATTACCTTGGATAGCCGATTTATTACAGCAAAAACCAGAGATTAAATTAGGGCGCACATATTGGGCGATTAGTCCAGTAACTCGTCAGTCAAATCACACTCCCAGTGGCATTCCTATTGGCATGGTAAGTGATGCTGCTTATTTTGGTCAAAAATTAGAAGATTGTATTCTTCATCTTTTAGCTGTACCGCCAGAAGTGTCTATGGTTGCTGATATTAAAGAGTGGCGATATCTCACAGCATTATATTTACTAGCTGCGGAAGATATAAGTTTTATTTCGGTATGGAGTCCCACATTTTTACTGCAAATCATCGAAGAAATTCAATTAAAATACGAGGATTTAATTGCTGATATTGCCACGGGTAAAAGTACATCTAAGATATTTTCACCAGAACGAGCCGAATTTTTAAAACAAGCTGTTTTTAATGATATAATTAACTTCCAAAAAGTCTGGCAAAAATTATCAGTAATTAGCTGTTGGACTGATGCAGCCGCGAAAGCCTTTATTAGCCAGTTGCAAGATTTATTTCCTCATGTTTTGATTCAAGGTAAGGGACTTTTAGCCACAGAAGGAGTTGTCACCATACCTTTGGTGGGTTGTAATACACCAGTCCTAGCTATCGATAGTGGATTTTATGAGTTTCTGGATGACAATGAACAACCGAGATTATGTCATCAGTTAGTTTTAGGAGAAATCTATCGAGTTGTCATCACCACTGCTTCGGGATTATATCGCTATGATTTAGGCGATAAAGTTTTGGTCAAGGGTTGGTTTCAAGCTACACCTTTATTAGAATTTGTGGGACGTGGAGGAATAGTTAGCGATTTGTGCGGAGAGAAGTTAACAGAAGACTTTGTACTATCGTGTTTAGGAAAACAACGTGGTTTTGCGATGCTTGTACCGCATATAAAACCTCATCCACATTACGTATTATTTCTAGATGGAGACGAATATGATGCCAATAGTACTATAACTCAAGGACTACAATTAGATTTGGCTTTAGCCGCAAATCCTCAATACGAATATGCACGTAAATTACGACAGTTAGGACAATTAGAAACTGTGCGAGTTAAAAATCCACTCGCTACCTATATTAATTATGCTTTATCACGAGGGCAACGTCTAGGAGATATTAAACCACCTGCTTTAAATTTAAAGAGTGATTGGGAATTAATTTTTTCCATCCTCCCGTAA
- a CDS encoding fatty acid desaturase family protein yields MNINSPQKLTTLEARKAVSQGIESEIRALQKSVPWHHFLYLIFPLTAVVGVSVEVKAYTQGLSWNLATVEYGFGVILVALAMNAMFLLIHEGVHDILFPQKWLNDLAATVMGIAGFISFSAYRSMHLRHHEHLGDENDPDDYHNYTNNPKLIWLLHYNRLLWATILYLIFVPSLAWRYGNTQERIKVFTEYLFLIVTYIIIWQFVPLQLFFITWVVPFILTNFTINIRGLTQHGITDATDPFLASRSIEAHPIVQFLLVHENFHLEHHLFPSIPSYNLPKLHKLILPRIHRRVTGKSYSSFLWKFVRASLRQDETPIGLEITPTK; encoded by the coding sequence ATGAATATCAACTCCCCGCAGAAATTGACAACCCTGGAAGCCCGAAAGGCTGTATCTCAGGGAATTGAGTCAGAAATTCGCGCTTTACAAAAAAGTGTCCCGTGGCATCATTTTCTCTATTTAATATTTCCCTTAACCGCAGTAGTTGGTGTATCAGTGGAAGTAAAGGCTTATACTCAAGGTCTAAGCTGGAATTTAGCAACTGTAGAATACGGCTTTGGGGTAATACTTGTCGCCTTAGCCATGAATGCCATGTTTTTACTCATACATGAAGGCGTACACGATATCTTATTTCCCCAAAAATGGCTGAATGATTTAGCAGCTACCGTCATGGGAATTGCCGGCTTTATATCCTTTAGTGCTTATCGTTCAATGCACTTGCGTCATCACGAACATTTGGGGGATGAAAATGACCCAGATGACTATCACAATTACACCAATAATCCCAAATTAATTTGGTTACTGCACTACAACAGATTATTGTGGGCAACTATATTATATTTAATTTTTGTCCCTTCCTTAGCTTGGCGTTATGGCAACACTCAAGAACGCATTAAAGTTTTTACTGAATACTTATTTTTAATCGTCACCTATATAATTATCTGGCAATTTGTCCCATTACAACTTTTTTTCATTACCTGGGTAGTCCCATTCATCCTGACTAACTTCACGATTAATATTCGGGGTTTAACCCAGCATGGTATTACCGATGCAACAGACCCCTTTTTAGCCAGTCGCAGCATCGAAGCACACCCCATTGTGCAGTTTTTGCTAGTTCATGAAAACTTTCATCTCGAACACCATTTATTTCCCAGTATTCCCAGCTACAACTTACCCAAACTGCATAAACTCATACTTCCCCGAATTCATAGACGTGTAACCGGCAAATCCTATTCATCTTTTCTCTGGAAGTTTGTCCGCGCTAGTTTGCGCCAAGACGAAACTCCCATTGGTTTAGAAATAACACCCACCAAATAA
- a CDS encoding NAD(P)/FAD-dependent oxidoreductase: MEVSLEKNAPHQVVIIGGGFGGLYTAKTLAKANVNITLIDKRNFHLFQPLLYQVATGTLSPADISSPLRSVLRKSKNTQVLLGEVNNIDPKAQQVILDDKVIPYDTLIVATGANHSYFGKDEWKDFAPGLKTVEDAIEIRRRIFSAFEAAEKENDPEKRRALLTFVIVGAGPTGVELAGAIAELAYKTLHEDFRNISTSETRILILQGRDRILPYISPDLSQAAAEALESLGVEVHTKARVTNIENNIVTFKEGGEVKEIASKTILWAAGVKASTMGHVLQHTTDVECDHAGRVMVEPDLTIKGYKNIFVVGDLANFSHQNGQPLPGVAPVAKQQGEYVAKLIQKRVKGQTLPQFHYNDVGSLAMIGQNLAVVDLGLIKLKGFIAWVFWLVIHIYFLIEFDTKVVVVIQWAWNYITRNRRSRLITGREAFVEAQSVENSSAYQTPEKKQPIKL; this comes from the coding sequence ATGGAAGTTTCACTTGAGAAGAATGCACCACATCAGGTTGTAATCATTGGTGGTGGCTTTGGTGGACTGTATACAGCAAAGACTCTTGCGAAAGCGAATGTAAATATTACTCTGATCGATAAACGTAACTTTCACCTATTTCAGCCGCTTTTATATCAAGTAGCCACAGGGACGCTATCACCTGCGGATATTTCCTCTCCATTGCGATCTGTACTCAGAAAAAGCAAGAATACACAAGTGTTGTTGGGAGAAGTAAATAATATTGATCCCAAAGCGCAACAAGTTATTTTGGATGATAAAGTAATACCTTACGATACATTAATTGTCGCCACAGGTGCTAATCATTCCTATTTTGGTAAGGATGAATGGAAAGACTTTGCGCCTGGGTTGAAAACTGTTGAAGATGCGATAGAAATACGTCGTCGCATATTTTCGGCATTTGAAGCCGCAGAAAAAGAAAATGATCCCGAAAAACGCCGGGCTTTGTTGACTTTTGTGATTGTGGGGGCTGGTCCGACTGGTGTAGAATTAGCAGGTGCGATCGCAGAGTTGGCATACAAAACGCTCCACGAAGATTTCCGCAATATCAGCACCTCAGAAACGAGAATTTTAATATTGCAAGGGCGCGATCGCATTCTCCCATACATTTCGCCAGATTTATCGCAAGCAGCAGCAGAAGCTTTGGAATCGTTGGGTGTGGAGGTCCATACTAAAGCCAGAGTCACAAATATTGAAAATAACATCGTTACTTTCAAGGAAGGCGGTGAAGTCAAAGAAATTGCCTCAAAAACTATATTGTGGGCAGCCGGTGTAAAAGCTTCCACAATGGGTCATGTTTTACAACACACTACAGATGTAGAATGCGATCACGCCGGACGTGTGATGGTAGAACCGGACTTGACTATCAAGGGTTATAAAAACATTTTCGTAGTGGGAGATTTAGCCAACTTCTCCCATCAAAATGGTCAACCCTTACCTGGTGTTGCACCTGTAGCCAAACAACAAGGAGAGTATGTAGCTAAACTCATTCAAAAACGGGTTAAAGGTCAGACTTTGCCACAATTTCATTACAATGACGTGGGTAGTTTGGCGATGATTGGGCAGAATTTAGCTGTTGTAGATTTAGGCTTAATCAAACTCAAAGGTTTCATTGCTTGGGTATTTTGGCTAGTAATTCACATCTACTTTTTAATCGAGTTTGACACTAAAGTAGTAGTAGTAATTCAGTGGGCGTGGAATTATATCACTCGTAATCGTCGTTCTAGATTGATTACAGGTCGAGAAGCTTTTGTCGAAGCCCAAAGTGTTGAAAATAGCAGTGCTTACCAGACTCCAGAAAAGAAGCAGCCAATCAAGCTTTAG
- a CDS encoding aromatic ring-hydroxylating oxygenase subunit alpha: MFIGHRYWYIVCRSLELKQKPLSATIASIPVVIFRTASGKVAALEDRCAHRHAPLSAGKVCQESIECPYHGWQYNTDGIVNKVPALPPDCKIASNLSIKKYHCLEQDGYVWVCLADTPATPHPVKFPYLDAPGWTSFRMKTRFLAPVDACLENFLDCPHATFVHRFWFRTPKAKPVKAIVQSLADGAVAEYLEEPRESAVVWWLLSQKRTQMQHTDRFIAPATSRVDYIFSDERHYIITSSCTPIGDRLTEVHTVISFRVQPIGWLIKLFFAPLSHFIIQQDVKMMALQQANINRFPTTNYKFTQADLLLPYILKWRQSDKCNENSDSPPPPAGIEHHIDMML, encoded by the coding sequence ATGTTTATCGGTCATCGTTATTGGTACATAGTCTGTCGTTCCCTGGAACTGAAGCAGAAACCACTCAGCGCTACAATTGCATCTATCCCCGTTGTTATATTCCGCACTGCATCGGGTAAAGTCGCAGCCCTCGAAGATAGATGCGCCCACCGACACGCCCCTCTTTCTGCGGGAAAAGTATGTCAAGAATCTATAGAATGTCCTTATCATGGCTGGCAATATAATACTGATGGCATAGTCAACAAAGTTCCAGCTTTACCGCCAGACTGTAAAATTGCCAGTAACTTAAGTATCAAAAAATATCATTGCTTAGAACAAGATGGCTATGTCTGGGTATGTTTAGCTGATACACCCGCTACCCCACACCCTGTAAAATTCCCCTATTTAGATGCACCAGGGTGGACAAGCTTTCGCATGAAAACGCGGTTTTTAGCACCTGTTGATGCTTGTTTAGAAAACTTTCTCGACTGTCCTCATGCAACTTTTGTGCATCGCTTTTGGTTTCGGACTCCCAAAGCTAAACCTGTAAAAGCCATTGTCCAAAGTTTAGCAGATGGTGCTGTGGCTGAATATTTAGAGGAACCGCGCGAAAGCGCCGTGGTTTGGTGGCTTTTAAGTCAAAAACGCACCCAAATGCAACATACCGACCGTTTCATCGCGCCTGCGACCAGTCGAGTTGATTACATCTTCTCCGATGAACGTCATTATATTATCACTTCCTCTTGTACACCGATAGGCGATCGCCTAACCGAAGTTCACACCGTTATTAGCTTTCGAGTCCAACCCATAGGATGGTTAATCAAACTCTTTTTCGCACCCCTATCACACTTCATCATTCAACAAGACGTAAAAATGATGGCATTGCAGCAAGCAAACATCAACCGCTTCCCCACAACCAACTACAAATTCACCCAAGCCGACTTACTTTTACCCTACATCCTCAAATGGCGACAAAGTGACAAATGTAACGAAAACAGCGACTCACCCCCACCACCCGCCGGCATAGAACATCATATAGATATGATGCTTTGA
- a CDS encoding FG-GAP-like repeat-containing protein: MNITTIKLENFPFHWQWERKPSLSDPRLAILGILISYIILGITVLGFNRSPAQILLIISAACIFDMILHWLFKQRQLLFPLSAAITGCSLSILTNFAHASWLPLVPVFFAISSKYLFTAKGRHIYNPALFGITASLLLGNGLISAAPAYQWGGSIAIVIFIITAALLLFALRINRTALIISFLFFYTLQLCVRGYLTQHLVPPETIVMGALSSPAFYLFTFFMITDPATSPKTRKGQIWMSLIIVLLDLYLHKFESLSTFFIAGFIYFSGRLIWFKIQEIKDLRTLNINQIFHPIYRWTLITLIGSSGFWGYQQLVAAKDIIQTDFTFEEIAADAAGISTHKSEILEQIDPRLQHIGKWLLSVGDAVAVADVDQDGLQDIFLTYPLKDNSDRAALYLNQGNFKFTRLPIPALDELVNHQTTEGLPSGALWWDYDNDSDADLFLSVGYGKSRLLQNRLREECPSQKQHCLPKFVDVSAELGIDDYTISLTANAVDINRDGKLDLMVGNAMNPLLPGYEKPTYLNIFQLPQPEYDNDRRMMNVMHRTWHDADNGGENLFYLNTGNKLEKQDVKALGLDGNRWTLDIGTGDLNGDGWTDLYLANDFGPDQLYINQQGEKFDLIRGKLVGKISHDTYKGMNASLGDVDNNGQLDIYVSNVHEKLQAEGSLLWMNSGNVDQIGEKAFTDAAMKHNILNENRFGWGGAMGDLDRDSKLDILQANGMVDNSYDRPLSETRNQRLKGKITTPHYFQNVASERKCADFWYWNSQIALTGPDIHGYADRWADLRDRCIFPYEQNRVYLNQGKRFLDVASQVGWKELGNSRGIALTDLDNDGDLDALVTHQFHPVSIYRNDSAAKLWLGLDLAGNGKTCNRDAVGTQVIINSKSGKQLREVQASNGFSAQGDKRLLFGLGNSQEETIPVEIHWCGDENIQHQQLQLNQYHHLIQPNKPA, translated from the coding sequence ATGAATATAACTACAATTAAACTAGAAAATTTCCCATTTCATTGGCAATGGGAGCGTAAACCTAGTTTATCTGACCCAAGACTAGCAATTTTAGGCATATTAATTTCTTATATTATTTTAGGAATCACAGTTTTAGGATTTAACCGTTCTCCCGCGCAAATCTTATTAATTATTAGTGCGGCTTGTATATTCGATATGATCCTGCACTGGCTATTTAAACAACGCCAGTTACTATTTCCTTTAAGTGCTGCCATTACAGGTTGTTCATTAAGTATTTTAACTAATTTTGCCCATGCTTCTTGGTTACCATTAGTACCTGTTTTCTTTGCCATTTCTTCAAAATATCTGTTCACAGCTAAAGGAAGACATATTTACAACCCAGCATTATTTGGCATCACTGCGAGTTTATTACTAGGAAATGGCTTAATTAGTGCCGCACCCGCTTATCAATGGGGTGGTTCTATAGCTATAGTTATCTTTATTATTACAGCCGCCTTACTACTATTTGCCTTAAGGATTAACCGCACAGCTTTAATCATTTCATTTTTGTTTTTCTACACCTTACAATTGTGTGTTCGTGGCTATTTGACACAGCATTTAGTCCCGCCTGAAACCATTGTCATGGGGGCGTTATCTTCCCCGGCGTTTTATTTATTCACATTCTTTATGATTACCGACCCAGCGACATCACCCAAGACCAGAAAAGGTCAAATTTGGATGTCGTTGATTATCGTTCTCCTGGATTTATATCTCCATAAATTTGAGAGTTTGTCAACATTCTTTATTGCAGGGTTTATTTACTTTAGTGGGCGGTTAATTTGGTTTAAAATTCAGGAAATTAAAGATTTAAGAACCTTAAATATTAATCAAATATTTCATCCTATCTATCGTTGGACTTTAATCACCCTCATCGGTTCCAGCGGATTTTGGGGTTATCAGCAATTAGTTGCAGCCAAAGATATTATTCAAACAGATTTTACCTTTGAAGAAATTGCCGCCGATGCAGCCGGGATTTCTACCCACAAAAGTGAGATTTTAGAACAAATAGATCCCAGATTACAACATATTGGGAAATGGTTATTATCGGTAGGCGATGCCGTAGCCGTAGCCGATGTAGACCAAGATGGATTACAGGATATATTTTTAACTTATCCTCTTAAAGATAACAGCGATCGCGCCGCTTTATACCTCAATCAAGGTAACTTTAAATTTACCCGCTTACCCATTCCCGCCTTAGATGAATTAGTCAATCATCAAACCACAGAGGGCTTACCCTCCGGCGCTTTATGGTGGGATTATGATAACGATAGCGATGCCGATTTATTCTTATCAGTCGGCTATGGAAAATCACGATTATTACAAAACCGCCTGCGAGAAGAATGTCCATCTCAAAAACAGCATTGTCTACCCAAATTTGTTGATGTTTCCGCAGAATTAGGCATTGATGACTATACAATTAGTCTGACTGCCAATGCTGTAGATATAAATCGAGATGGCAAATTAGATTTAATGGTTGGTAATGCCATGAATCCATTATTACCAGGTTATGAAAAACCTACTTACTTGAATATATTCCAGTTACCCCAACCAGAGTATGACAATGACCGCCGGATGATGAATGTCATGCATCGCACTTGGCATGATGCAGATAATGGAGGAGAGAATTTATTTTATCTCAACACAGGGAATAAATTAGAAAAACAAGATGTCAAAGCCTTAGGACTCGATGGAAATCGCTGGACATTAGATATAGGAACAGGAGATTTAAACGGCGACGGCTGGACAGATTTATATTTAGCTAACGACTTTGGCCCCGACCAATTATATATTAATCAACAAGGTGAAAAATTCGACCTAATCCGGGGGAAATTGGTAGGTAAAATCAGTCATGACACCTATAAAGGGATGAATGCTTCCTTGGGAGATGTCGATAATAATGGACAATTAGATATTTACGTTTCCAACGTCCATGAAAAACTGCAAGCCGAAGGTAGTTTATTGTGGATGAATAGCGGAAATGTCGATCAAATTGGCGAAAAAGCATTTACCGATGCAGCCATGAAACACAACATCCTCAACGAAAATCGGTTTGGTTGGGGTGGGGCGATGGGTGATTTAGATAGAGATAGCAAATTAGATATACTCCAAGCCAACGGCATGGTAGATAATAGTTATGACCGCCCACTTTCCGAAACCAGAAATCAAAGATTAAAAGGTAAAATTACCACGCCGCACTATTTCCAAAATGTCGCATCAGAAAGGAAATGTGCTGATTTTTGGTATTGGAATTCGCAAATAGCCTTAACAGGTCCAGATATTCACGGCTATGCAGACAGATGGGCTGATTTACGCGACAGATGTATTTTTCCCTATGAACAGAATCGAGTATATCTCAATCAAGGGAAACGTTTTCTTGATGTCGCTTCCCAAGTGGGTTGGAAAGAATTAGGAAATTCTAGAGGTATTGCATTAACAGATTTAGATAATGATGGTGATTTAGATGCTTTAGTTACACATCAATTTCACCCAGTATCAATTTATCGTAATGATTCAGCAGCAAAATTATGGTTAGGGTTAGATTTAGCTGGTAATGGTAAAACTTGTAATCGTGATGCTGTGGGTACACAAGTAATTATTAATTCAAAAAGTGGTAAACAATTACGCGAAGTGCAAGCATCAAATGGATTTTCTGCCCAAGGTGATAAACGTTTATTATTTGGTTTAGGTAACTCTCAAGAAGAGACAATTCCAGTAGAAATACATTGGTGTGGAGACGAAAATATTCAACATCAACAATTACAGCTTAATCAATATCATCATCTTATACAACCAAATAAACCAGCCTAA